A single region of the Kocuria rosea genome encodes:
- a CDS encoding IS30 family transposase, whose translation MQAGEFITGAVAAIRTSRRTGARVLEEAGGVRPRRGRDLKGRCLSFAEREEIALLRVQGQSLRQIGAAIGRSPSTISRELRRNATAQGGYRATTAHVLAYERAARPKPAKLHTHPEVRAIVVRDLAKKYSPEQIAGRLRREFPDKPEMWVSTETIYQSLYVQSRGALKQELTRYLRTGRAVRRPCRKAGQRKNRVPDMINISDRPAEAKDRAVPGHWEGDLIIGKNNQSAIGTLVERTTNYTMLVHLPEGYKPEQVRDGLAAKIKTLPEALRRSLTWDQGTEMRDWKQVRVDAGIEIFFCDPHSPWQRGINENTNGLLRQYFPKGADLSAFTAAELDAVAEELNDRPRKRLEFQKPIEVIGDLLLQ comes from the coding sequence ATGCAGGCCGGGGAGTTCATCACCGGGGCGGTGGCAGCTATCCGTACAAGCCGGCGCACCGGGGCCCGGGTCCTGGAGGAGGCCGGTGGGGTGCGGCCACGCCGCGGACGCGACCTCAAGGGCCGGTGCCTGAGCTTCGCCGAGCGGGAGGAGATCGCCCTGTTGCGCGTTCAGGGACAGTCTTTGCGGCAGATCGGGGCGGCGATCGGCCGATCACCGTCGACGATCTCTCGAGAGCTGCGACGTAACGCCACCGCCCAAGGCGGCTATCGGGCCACGACAGCGCACGTGCTGGCCTATGAAAGAGCAGCGCGCCCGAAGCCAGCGAAGCTGCACACCCATCCCGAGGTGCGTGCGATCGTCGTGAGAGACCTCGCCAAGAAGTATTCGCCGGAGCAGATCGCTGGGCGCCTGCGACGAGAATTCCCCGACAAGCCGGAGATGTGGGTGTCGACCGAGACGATCTACCAGTCCCTCTACGTGCAGTCCCGTGGGGCCCTGAAACAGGAGCTGACCCGATACCTGCGCACCGGACGAGCTGTGCGCCGGCCCTGCCGCAAGGCCGGGCAACGCAAGAACCGGGTCCCGGACATGATCAACATCAGCGACCGGCCCGCTGAGGCCAAGGACCGCGCAGTGCCGGGCCATTGGGAGGGTGACCTGATCATTGGCAAGAACAATCAGAGCGCCATCGGAACCCTGGTGGAACGCACCACCAACTACACGATGCTTGTTCACCTGCCCGAGGGTTACAAACCCGAACAGGTCCGTGACGGGCTGGCCGCGAAGATCAAGACACTGCCGGAGGCGCTGCGACGGTCGCTGACCTGGGATCAAGGCACGGAAATGCGCGACTGGAAGCAGGTGCGGGTGGACGCCGGGATCGAGATCTTCTTCTGCGACCCACACTCGCCCTGGCAACGCGGTATCAACGAGAACACCAACGGCCTTTTGCGCCAATACTTCCCGAAAGGCGCCGACCTCTCAGCGTTCACTGCCGCAGAGCTCGACGCGGTCGCCGAGGAGCTCAACGACCGTCCCCGCAAACGCCTAGAGTTCCAGAAACCGATCGAAGTGATCGGCGACCTGCTGTTGCAATGA
- the mscL gene encoding large conductance mechanosensitive channel protein MscL: MLRGFKEFIMKGNVLDLAVAVIIGAAFAQVVNALVESVLMPAISALVGSPNFDSFAMITLNGNDIRFGVLLTALVNFLLVAAAVYFAIVLPMNKMIEARNRRLGIAPADEEADPQVQLLTEIRDALKQRS, from the coding sequence ATGCTTAGAGGATTCAAAGAATTCATCATGAAGGGCAACGTCCTGGACCTCGCCGTCGCCGTGATCATCGGTGCCGCCTTCGCCCAGGTCGTCAACGCCCTCGTCGAGTCCGTGCTCATGCCCGCCATCTCGGCGCTGGTGGGCTCACCCAACTTCGACTCGTTCGCGATGATCACACTCAACGGCAACGACATCCGGTTCGGGGTGCTGCTCACCGCCCTGGTCAACTTCCTGCTCGTGGCCGCCGCCGTGTACTTCGCGATCGTGTTGCCCATGAACAAGATGATCGAGGCCCGCAACCGCCGCCTGGGCATCGCCCCCGCCGACGAGGAGGCCGACCCCCAGGTGCAACTCCTCACCGAGATCCGGGACGCCCTCAAACAGCGCTCCTGA
- a CDS encoding antitoxin: MVDLGGFADKAKNFASENPDKVEQGIQGGGDMVDEHTGNKFQDQVDQAQEHAGGLVGEQNPEDQQN; this comes from the coding sequence ATGGTGGATCTCGGAGGCTTTGCGGACAAGGCCAAGAATTTCGCCAGCGAGAACCCGGACAAGGTGGAGCAGGGCATCCAGGGCGGCGGCGACATGGTCGATGAGCACACCGGCAACAAGTTCCAGGACCAGGTGGACCAGGCCCAGGAACACGCCGGAGGTCTGGTCGGCGAGCAGAACCCTGAGGATCAGCAGAACTGA
- a CDS encoding dihydrofolate reductase family protein — translation MGSPRGGWLVPYLDEAFINRAAQWLGQAEALLLGRRTYDAFARDWPKITDPNDPFTELMNSLPKYVASHTLTTGPWKPTTVLSGDVAAQIAELKQQPGAELQIHGSARLAQSLLAAGLIDALRLVVAPVVLGHGRRLFPDGGAPARLQLVSNQTTPGGLALQVYERTGLPAYATYTGVSNLA, via the coding sequence GTGGGTTCACCCAGGGGGGGATGGCTGGTCCCCTACCTGGACGAGGCGTTCATCAACCGCGCCGCGCAGTGGTTGGGCCAGGCCGAGGCACTGCTGCTGGGCCGGCGCACCTACGACGCCTTCGCCAGGGACTGGCCGAAGATCACCGACCCGAACGATCCCTTCACCGAGCTCATGAACAGCCTGCCGAAGTACGTCGCCTCGCACACCTTGACCACCGGCCCGTGGAAGCCGACCACGGTCCTCTCCGGCGACGTTGCGGCCCAGATCGCAGAACTCAAACAGCAGCCCGGGGCCGAGCTTCAGATCCACGGAAGCGCTCGACTGGCCCAGTCTCTGCTGGCCGCAGGACTGATCGACGCACTCCGGCTCGTGGTGGCCCCGGTCGTCCTCGGCCACGGGCGCCGCCTCTTCCCCGACGGTGGCGCGCCAGCGCGCCTGCAGCTGGTCAGCAATCAGACCACCCCGGGCGGGCTCGCCCTCCAGGTCTACGAACGGACCGGGCTCCCGGCCTACGCGACCTACACGGGCGTGTCGAACCTGGCCTGA
- a CDS encoding IS30 family transposase produces MRLRAEGLSRAQAAARVGVDKRRAQDWDKGIRQFYGGRVYPDGRVVRYGQAGILANVKTPRTAYTRGVPDDLQRLERPISDRYLSLEEREQIHDLHVRGDSVRAIARVLNRAPSTIGRELTRNTATAAGYLPYAAHRLAVARRPRPRQGKLQVLAVLRGYVATGLDQKWSPEQISHRMVIDFPADPRMRVCTETIYQAIYAPDRTGLTRAAAPVLRCRRAARRPRRDPARRRSRFVEPMVPITDRPAEAEDRTVPGHWEGDLILGTLSGSAIGTLVERATRYVTLVHLAHDHTAETVRDGLIATVNQWPPGLRRSLTWDQGAEMSHHASLRRATGIDVFFCDAASPWQRGSNENMNGLLRQYFPKSTNLSAHTVEDLHNVARELNSRPRKSLGWATPTERLRALLEPG; encoded by the coding sequence CTGCGCCTGCGCGCCGAAGGCCTCAGTCGCGCCCAGGCCGCGGCCCGCGTCGGCGTGGACAAGCGCCGCGCCCAGGACTGGGATAAGGGCATCCGGCAGTTCTACGGCGGCCGGGTCTATCCCGACGGTCGGGTGGTGCGGTACGGGCAGGCCGGAATACTGGCAAACGTGAAGACACCGCGCACCGCGTACACGCGAGGAGTCCCGGATGACCTGCAACGGCTCGAGCGCCCAATCAGTGACCGGTATCTCAGCCTCGAAGAGCGGGAGCAGATCCACGACCTGCACGTGCGCGGGGACTCGGTCCGGGCCATCGCCCGGGTTCTGAATCGGGCGCCGTCGACGATCGGGCGGGAGTTGACCCGCAACACCGCCACCGCCGCCGGGTACCTGCCCTACGCCGCGCACCGTCTGGCCGTGGCCCGCCGGCCGCGGCCACGACAAGGAAAGCTGCAGGTCCTGGCGGTGCTGCGCGGCTACGTTGCCACGGGACTGGACCAGAAGTGGTCGCCGGAGCAGATCAGTCACCGGATGGTCATCGACTTCCCGGCCGATCCCCGGATGCGAGTCTGCACGGAGACGATCTACCAAGCGATCTACGCCCCCGACCGCACCGGGCTGACGCGTGCTGCGGCGCCGGTGCTACGTTGCCGGCGCGCCGCCCGCAGGCCACGGCGCGACCCGGCCCGACGCAGAAGCCGGTTCGTGGAACCGATGGTCCCGATCACCGACCGCCCCGCCGAAGCCGAGGACCGCACCGTGCCCGGGCACTGGGAGGGCGATCTCATCCTCGGCACACTGAGCGGATCCGCGATCGGCACCCTGGTGGAGCGCGCCACCCGCTACGTCACTCTCGTGCACCTGGCCCACGACCACACCGCCGAGACAGTCCGGGACGGGCTCATCGCCACGGTCAACCAGTGGCCACCCGGGCTGCGCCGTTCCCTGACCTGGGACCAAGGGGCGGAGATGTCCCACCACGCCAGCCTCCGCCGCGCCACCGGCATCGACGTGTTCTTCTGCGACGCCGCCAGTCCCTGGCAGCGCGGATCGAACGAGAACATGAACGGTCTGCTCAGGCAGTACTTCCCGAAAAGCACCAACCTGTCGGCGCACACCGTCGAAGATCTCCACAACGTCGCCCGGGAGCTCAACAGCCGCCCTCGGAAATCCCTCGGATGGGCCACCCCGACCGAACGACTCCGTGCTCTACTGGAACCTGGCTGA
- a CDS encoding tyrosine-type recombinase/integrase yields MSGSTAATLMLTEGWDVKVVAQLLGHASVTTTSKYLDERDCRTNR; encoded by the coding sequence ATGTCCGGTAGCACCGCAGCCACCCTGATGCTCACCGAAGGCTGGGACGTGAAGGTCGTTGCCCAGCTGCTGGGTCACGCTTCGGTGACCACCACCTCCAAGTACCTCGACGAACGGGACTGCCGCACGAATAGGTGA
- a CDS encoding GNAT family N-acetyltransferase, translating into MMMQLRFGIWLRPYDDPVLHDFSLRPLMAAENALLAAATLGNLNWCGQRFIAADVRTRSEFAHYTVVDPQRGDFGWVAEVGKGAIGVVWAQFLPPDDPGYGFLAEDTPEVSLWVRGDWRGRGVGRALLRRVQDDARARGVPRLSLSVEADNYAKKLYAAEGFVDVPGRAADGVMAWNP; encoded by the coding sequence ATGATGATGCAGTTGAGGTTCGGCATCTGGTTGCGGCCCTACGATGACCCCGTGCTCCATGACTTCTCCTTGCGACCGTTGATGGCAGCGGAGAACGCGTTGCTGGCCGCGGCCACGCTCGGGAACCTCAACTGGTGCGGGCAGCGGTTCATAGCGGCCGATGTGCGCACGCGGTCGGAGTTCGCCCACTACACGGTCGTTGATCCCCAGCGCGGCGACTTCGGTTGGGTGGCCGAAGTCGGGAAGGGCGCCATCGGCGTTGTCTGGGCCCAATTCCTGCCCCCGGATGATCCTGGTTACGGATTCCTCGCCGAGGACACCCCGGAGGTGAGCCTGTGGGTGCGGGGCGACTGGCGTGGCCGGGGAGTGGGCAGGGCGCTCCTGCGCCGGGTGCAGGACGACGCGCGAGCTCGAGGGGTGCCCCGGCTCAGCCTGTCGGTGGAGGCCGACAACTACGCCAAGAAGCTCTATGCGGCGGAGGGCTTCGTCGACGTCCCCGGACGTGCAGCCGATGGCGTCATGGCCTGGAACCCATAA
- a CDS encoding Crp/Fnr family transcriptional regulator, which yields MRVLSRTPMFAGLVEEQLADIDRRMTSLSWAEGDALHVEGAPAEHLYLVAAGRAKAYRTAPNGQEVVVELLGPGDLFGGLRTLGQEAYAETVEALTTVCALRIGDDAFRQILGEHPEVGLRVLEDTTALLAQARTDVTRQSTATVAERLAAVLLRLAEKFGEPAREGGTLIELPLSRADLAGMTGSTPESVSRVMSRWRKDGVIDAGRRWTAVRDPRRLAEIAGAEA from the coding sequence ATGCGGGTGCTGTCCCGGACACCGATGTTCGCCGGGCTGGTCGAGGAGCAGCTGGCGGACATCGACCGGAGGATGACCTCCCTGTCCTGGGCTGAGGGGGACGCGCTCCACGTCGAGGGCGCACCGGCTGAGCACCTCTACCTCGTAGCCGCGGGACGGGCCAAGGCTTACCGGACCGCCCCGAATGGGCAAGAGGTCGTGGTGGAGCTACTGGGGCCGGGAGACCTGTTCGGCGGGCTGCGCACCCTCGGCCAGGAAGCCTACGCCGAGACTGTCGAGGCTTTGACCACCGTGTGCGCCCTGCGGATCGGCGACGACGCGTTCCGCCAGATCCTCGGCGAGCACCCAGAGGTGGGGCTGCGGGTGCTCGAGGACACCACAGCGCTGCTCGCCCAGGCCCGCACCGACGTCACCCGGCAGTCCACGGCCACCGTGGCCGAGCGACTGGCGGCGGTCCTGCTGCGCCTGGCGGAGAAGTTCGGGGAGCCCGCCCGCGAGGGCGGGACCTTGATCGAGCTGCCGCTGTCGCGGGCGGATCTGGCGGGGATGACCGGGTCGACCCCGGAGTCCGTCTCCCGGGTGATGAGCCGGTGGCGCAAGGACGGTGTCATCGACGCCGGCCGCCGCTGGACTGCCGTGCGTGACCCGCGCCGGCTGGCGGAGATCGCCGGAGCGGAGGCCTGA
- a CDS encoding heavy-metal-associated domain-containing protein, which produces MTTTTATTTHTVLRAEGFSCPSCVAKIEKRVGRLKGVDAVKVHFASARIEVDHDPALVSVEDIVAAVAKVGYTARPAAF; this is translated from the coding sequence ATGACCACCACCACAGCCACCACCACTCACACGGTCCTGCGCGCCGAGGGCTTCTCCTGCCCCTCCTGCGTGGCCAAGATCGAGAAGCGCGTCGGGCGTCTGAAGGGCGTCGACGCGGTGAAGGTCCACTTCGCCTCGGCCCGCATCGAGGTCGACCACGACCCTGCCCTCGTGAGTGTGGAGGACATCGTCGCCGCTGTTGCCAAGGTCGGCTACACCGCCCGCCCCGCCGCCTTCTGA